AGACACCGGTATGCCGCGGTGGGCCGGGTTCGCTAGGTTGCTCCCGTGACTGCCATCGCTCTCCCCCGCAAGCGCGTGCTCGCCGACGTCATCCCCGGCGGCCTCGCCCGTGACGCCCTCCTCGTCGCCAGCGGTGCGGCCTTCGTCGGCCTGCTGGCACAGTTCAGCATCCCGCTGCCGGGCACGCCCGTGCCCCTGACCCTGGGCACCTTCGCCGTCCTGTTGACCGGTGCCGCGCTCGGTCCCGTGCGCGGCCTGCTCAGCATCGGTATCTACATGGCCGCCGGCATGGCCGGGGTGCCCTGGTTCGCCGGTCAGACCAGCGGCTGGGGCTTCCCGTCGTTCGGCTACATCGTCGGCTTCGTGGTCGCCGGCGCCCTCGTCGGCTGGCTCGCCTCCCGTGGCGGCGACCGCACGCCGCTGCGGACGGCCGGCACCATGGTGCTCGGCAACGTCGTCATCTACGCGTTCGGCCTGCCCTACCTCATGGCGGCCACCGGGATGGACCTGCCGGCCGGCCTCGCTGCCGGTGTGACGCCCTTCCTCGTCGGTGACGGCATCAAGATCCTCCTCGCCGCCGGACTGCTGCCCGGCGCGTGGAAGGTCGTCCAGCACGTCGAGTCCCGCTGAACCCCGGCTGACCCAACGGCACACCGTCCATGGCCCGTCGCAAGGAGGCGTCGGCAGGAACCCCTGCCACCACGGCGCTGACCCGCGCCGGCGTCGACTTCAGCGTCCACCCCTACGAGCACGACCCCGCTGCACCCTCCTACGGGCTCGAGGCCGCCACGGCCCTCGGTGTCCCGGCCGAGCAGGTCTTCAAGACCCTGCTCGTCGAGGGCGAGCGGGGTCTTGCCGTCGGCGTCGTGCCGGTCAGCTCATCGCTCGACCTCAAGGCTGTCGCCGTCGCGCTGGGCGTGAAGAAGGTGGCGATGGCCAGGCCCGAGGACGCCGAGCGGGCCACCGGCTACGTCGTGGGCGGCATCTCGCCCGTCGGGCAGAGGCGCTCGCTGCAGACGGTCGTCGACGAGTCGGCGCTGGGGCTCGAGCGCGTCTACGTCAGCGGCGGACGCCGCGGACTGGACCTCTCACTCTCCCCCGCCGACCTGCTGCGGGTGACCGGCGCGGTCACGGCCGTGATCTCCCGCTAGCTACTCCCAGGGCGTCGAGAGCACCACCGTCGTGCGGGTCGCCACGTTGGCGGTGGCCCGCACCCGGGCGAGCAACTCCTCGAGGTCGGCCGGCGTACGCACACGCGCCTTGAGGATGTAGTTCTCGTCGCCGGCCACCGAGTGGCACGCCTCGAGCTCCTGCAGGTCGCGCAGGCGGTCCGGGATGTCGTCCGGGGCCGACGGGTCGAGCGGCGTGATCGAGATGAACGCGGTCAGCGGGAGGTCGAGCGCGGTGTGGTCGACGACGGCCTCGTAGCCCTTGATCACGCCCCGCTCCTCGAGGCGCCGGACCCGCTGGTGGACCGCGGACGTCGACATCCCCATCGCCTTGCCGAGGTCGGTGTAGCTCATCCGCCCGTCCTGGCGGAGGAGCTCGACGATGCGGCGGTCCTGGTCTTCCACGCTGCCACCCTACTGAGGCGCGCCGCCCCGGGGTGGGAGCATGGGCCCATGACCGACGGCCGCCTGATGCTCTTGGATTCCGCCAGCCTGTACTTCCGCGCCTTCTTCGGCGTGCCGGACCAGCGCAGGGACAAGGCTGGGCCCCCGACCAACGCCGTGCGCGGGTTCCTCGACATGGTCGCGTCCCTCGTCACCACCTACCAGCCGACGCACCTCGTCGCGTGCTGGGACAACGACTGGCGGCCGAAGTTCCGCGTCGACGCCATCCCCACGTACAAGGCGCACCGGCTCGCGGACGGCTCTCTCGAGGAGGAGCAGGTCCCGGAGGACCTCTCGCCGCAGGTGCCGGTGATCCGCGACGCGCTGCAGGCCGTCGGCATCGCGCGGGTCGGTGCGGACGGCTACGAGGCCGACGACGTGATCGGCACCCTCGTCCACCGCCACCGCGGGGGCATGCCCGTCGACGTCGTCACCGGCGACCGCGACCTCTTCCAGCTCGTCGACGACGCCCACGGCGTGCGGGTCGTCTACACGGCGCGCGGCGGGGTGCGCGACCCCGACCTCGTCGACGAGGCGTTCCTGGCGGCGAAGTATGCCGTGGCCTCCGGGAGCGCCTACGCCGACATGGCCGCCCTCCGCGGCGACACCAGCGACGGCCTGCCGGGAGTCGCCGGCATCGGCGAGAAGACGGCGGCCATGCTGATC
This genomic interval from Knoellia sp. p5-6-4 contains the following:
- the ybaK gene encoding Cys-tRNA(Pro) deacylase is translated as MARRKEASAGTPATTALTRAGVDFSVHPYEHDPAAPSYGLEAATALGVPAEQVFKTLLVEGERGLAVGVVPVSSSLDLKAVAVALGVKKVAMARPEDAERATGYVVGGISPVGQRRSLQTVVDESALGLERVYVSGGRRGLDLSLSPADLLRVTGAVTAVISR
- a CDS encoding Lrp/AsnC family transcriptional regulator; its protein translation is MEDQDRRIVELLRQDGRMSYTDLGKAMGMSTSAVHQRVRRLEERGVIKGYEAVVDHTALDLPLTAFISITPLDPSAPDDIPDRLRDLQELEACHSVAGDENYILKARVRTPADLEELLARVRATANVATRTTVVLSTPWE
- a CDS encoding 5'-3' exonuclease, with the translated sequence MTDGRLMLLDSASLYFRAFFGVPDQRRDKAGPPTNAVRGFLDMVASLVTTYQPTHLVACWDNDWRPKFRVDAIPTYKAHRLADGSLEEEQVPEDLSPQVPVIRDALQAVGIARVGADGYEADDVIGTLVHRHRGGMPVDVVTGDRDLFQLVDDAHGVRVVYTARGGVRDPDLVDEAFLAAKYAVASGSAYADMAALRGDTSDGLPGVAGIGEKTAAMLIERYGDLAALRAAVEGGDPAIKGAQRARLEAALPYLEVAPLVVRVAHDAPVPEHDGALPTQVGDPDLLGRLAEDYGLTSSFTRVLTALDII
- a CDS encoding biotin transporter BioY — encoded protein: MTAIALPRKRVLADVIPGGLARDALLVASGAAFVGLLAQFSIPLPGTPVPLTLGTFAVLLTGAALGPVRGLLSIGIYMAAGMAGVPWFAGQTSGWGFPSFGYIVGFVVAGALVGWLASRGGDRTPLRTAGTMVLGNVVIYAFGLPYLMAATGMDLPAGLAAGVTPFLVGDGIKILLAAGLLPGAWKVVQHVESR